From the genome of Legionella beliardensis:
CCTTTGAGGTGGCTTTTTGATCTGTAATAAATGTGAGGCCCCCATGGCACTAAAAGTGAAAGATGTTAAGGATGCAGAACCAAGAGAGAAGCCTTGTAAATTAAAAGATGAGCGCGGCCTATATCTTTTAGTTAATCCAAACGGTTCGAAACTTTGGAGGCTTAAATATCGCTTTAATGGTATTGAAAAGAAATTATCTTTCGGAGCATTTCCTGAGGTAAGCGTGGCGAAAGCAAGAGATATGAGAGAAGATGCTCGAAAACATCTAGCTAATGGGGTTGATCCCGGAGCCTTAAAGCAATCAATCAAACGAGCAAATAAAGAAGCGGCGCAAAATAGACTGGAAGCAATTGCACGAG
Proteins encoded in this window:
- a CDS encoding tyrosine-type recombinase/integrase, with the protein product MKDVKDAEPREKPCKLKDERGLYLLVNPNGSKLWRLKYRFNGIEKKLSFGAFPEVSVAKARDMREDARKHLANGVDPGALKQSIKRANKEAAQNRLEAIAREWHVKFTPKWTLDHGKRILIRLEQNIFPWLGKRPIKEITAPDLLSVLRRVESRGAVETAHRILQTCGQVFRYFKAHMVFLPMQHSICSA